One stretch of Comamonas testosteroni DNA includes these proteins:
- a CDS encoding YdgA family protein, translating into MNRKAGAGIAAAVAVIVAGTLGTSYYMGGKLQQSFTEGLDKWSEHGVKIQVTSYDRGAFSSTAKTVWTLDSGDEPVQFTAEHKISHGPLPLGHAAEIHTSFNLPEDADPALKAALNGRSPLEVDTKVGWGRSSSNVMTSPAVSSKIKDSEMNWGGMKIVWDMPADMKAAKGSGNFAGLQFKDEEGSVTLDKADMRFDMKQPAGQQFWTGPFAMTIAKIAATKQEEEGKSSASHFEGITMDSDTILKGEIVEMTLKTGIKTAKLEDKQADDLVLDMAFNNVDANWINQVVEMSKRKNPLLAAAGEAGDGEDSDEQQNGDLREKMLKSLTQALARQPVIELKRLSMRTPDGVSEFAAAIQYLGDGEKMGTLLQDLKVSLKADMPKPFMENMMLSRRRSSLLAVFEGESEYKPEDIEETAKAQTQASLDMLKEQGIFEDKDGKMRTEIVYAKGEFQVNGKPLDAMGTSTLMGTMTE; encoded by the coding sequence ATGAACAGGAAAGCAGGAGCAGGGATTGCAGCGGCCGTCGCAGTGATCGTGGCAGGAACACTGGGCACCAGCTACTACATGGGCGGCAAGCTTCAGCAGAGCTTTACCGAAGGCCTGGACAAGTGGAGCGAACATGGCGTGAAGATTCAGGTCACCAGCTATGACCGTGGTGCTTTTTCTTCCACCGCCAAAACGGTATGGACCCTGGACAGCGGCGACGAGCCCGTACAGTTCACGGCCGAGCACAAGATCAGCCATGGTCCGCTGCCCCTGGGCCATGCCGCCGAGATTCACACCAGCTTCAATCTGCCCGAGGACGCGGACCCGGCGCTGAAAGCTGCGCTCAATGGCCGCTCGCCACTGGAAGTCGACACCAAGGTCGGCTGGGGCCGCAGCAGTTCCAACGTCATGACATCGCCGGCCGTGAGCAGCAAGATCAAGGACAGCGAAATGAACTGGGGCGGCATGAAGATCGTCTGGGACATGCCCGCCGACATGAAGGCAGCCAAAGGCTCGGGCAACTTTGCCGGCCTGCAGTTCAAGGACGAGGAAGGCAGCGTGACACTGGACAAGGCCGATATGCGCTTCGACATGAAGCAGCCTGCGGGCCAGCAGTTCTGGACCGGCCCGTTTGCCATGACGATTGCCAAGATTGCCGCCACCAAGCAGGAAGAGGAAGGCAAGAGCTCTGCCAGCCACTTCGAAGGCATCACCATGGATTCGGACACCATCCTCAAGGGCGAGATCGTGGAAATGACGCTCAAGACCGGCATCAAGACCGCCAAGCTCGAAGACAAACAGGCTGACGATCTGGTGCTGGACATGGCGTTCAACAATGTCGATGCCAACTGGATCAACCAGGTCGTGGAAATGAGCAAACGCAAGAACCCGCTGCTAGCTGCTGCTGGCGAAGCCGGGGACGGTGAAGACAGTGACGAGCAGCAAAACGGCGATCTGCGCGAGAAAATGCTCAAGTCGCTGACACAGGCGCTGGCACGCCAGCCCGTGATCGAACTCAAACGCCTGTCCATGCGCACCCCCGACGGCGTGAGCGAGTTTGCGGCAGCCATTCAATATCTGGGTGATGGCGAGAAGATGGGCACTCTGCTGCAGGACCTGAAGGTCAGCCTCAAGGCCGATATGCCCAAGCCCTTCATGGAAAACATGATGCTCTCACGCAGGCGTTCCAGCCTGCTGGCCGTGTTTGAAGGCGAGAGCGAGTACAAGCCCGAAGATATCGAGGAAACCGCCAAAGCCCAGACTCAGGCCAGCCTGGACATGCTCAAGGAGCAAGGCATCTTCGAAGACAAGGACGGCAAGATGCGCACCGAGATCGTCTATGCCAAGGGTGAATTCCAGGTCAACGGCAAGCCGCTGGATGCCATGGGTACGAGCACACTCATGGGCACCATGACCGAATGA
- a CDS encoding DUF3300 domain-containing protein yields the protein MSHSPPTRPEQPEPQANTVARHWHPGMIALAAAMALSACNDKDSPIKANSAQPASAPAATPDAAQPQPAAYVPPDADALYRMVAPIALYPDKLVAQILAGATYPDQISAAETWLGQNPGLQKTALSHAVNAQNWDPSVKSLTQFPNVLEQLASNLPWTTALGKAYYNDASDVMNAIQVMRSRAYKAGTLKTSSQLKVSLAPTPAAVAYTPGAAVTPLPDPVIEPPEQFIEIAPSQVDTVYVPQYDPGAVYGQPLPVYGGYRYVEVPPPAPVVGVPVMAGLLGFGAGIVLAESMDRHPSWGWNAWNMHWGDPEKPWRHGERPPPPQARPAVVYNNTTYISQSRTVVQNIHRTDNTYINNIHENAAGEHRRPVGQPQAAGVLAGPGAMPASAAASAAASAAAGAAAMAAGGHGLNLGQPAQGPLATQPQGRSGFAQGPSQAPGGPRASSGNASQDPHDRHPQQAPQAPQAPQAPQMQAAMTEKALQQRTQEQAQRQQQMQQQQARERQQHQQQAQEQVQRQQQMQQQQAREQQQRQQQAQMQQMQQQHAQEQVQRQQQMQQQQAREQQQRQQHAQEQAQRQQQMQQQAREQQQRQQQAQMQQMQQMQQQHAQEQAQRQQQMQQQAREQQQRQQQAQMQQQRAQEQAQRQQQAQQHQAEQQARMQAARAEGRSRGDHEHR from the coding sequence ATGTCGCATTCCCCCCCGACCCGGCCTGAGCAGCCAGAACCGCAGGCAAACACGGTCGCCCGCCACTGGCATCCGGGCATGATCGCCCTGGCCGCCGCCATGGCGCTGAGCGCGTGCAACGACAAGGATTCGCCGATCAAGGCAAACAGTGCGCAGCCAGCCTCGGCACCTGCCGCCACGCCCGATGCCGCCCAGCCTCAGCCCGCAGCCTATGTGCCACCCGATGCAGACGCGCTCTACCGGATGGTGGCGCCGATTGCGCTGTACCCGGACAAGCTGGTGGCCCAGATCCTGGCCGGAGCCACCTATCCAGACCAGATCAGCGCCGCCGAAACCTGGCTGGGGCAAAACCCCGGACTGCAGAAGACGGCGCTGAGCCATGCCGTCAACGCCCAGAACTGGGACCCTTCCGTCAAATCATTGACCCAGTTTCCCAACGTGCTGGAACAGCTGGCCTCCAACCTGCCCTGGACCACGGCGCTGGGCAAAGCCTATTACAACGATGCTTCGGATGTGATGAACGCCATACAGGTCATGCGCAGCCGGGCCTACAAGGCCGGCACGCTCAAGACCTCCAGCCAGCTCAAGGTCAGCCTGGCGCCCACGCCCGCCGCCGTTGCCTATACGCCTGGAGCCGCGGTCACACCGTTGCCCGACCCGGTCATAGAGCCACCGGAGCAGTTCATTGAAATCGCCCCCTCCCAGGTAGACACTGTCTACGTTCCCCAGTACGACCCCGGTGCAGTCTACGGTCAGCCTCTGCCCGTATATGGCGGCTACCGCTATGTGGAAGTTCCGCCTCCGGCTCCCGTAGTTGGAGTGCCTGTGATGGCCGGTCTTCTCGGCTTTGGTGCCGGCATAGTGCTGGCCGAGTCCATGGACAGGCATCCGTCCTGGGGCTGGAATGCCTGGAATATGCACTGGGGCGATCCCGAAAAGCCCTGGCGCCACGGCGAGCGTCCCCCGCCCCCACAGGCCCGTCCGGCCGTGGTCTACAACAACACCACCTATATATCGCAGTCGCGAACCGTGGTGCAGAACATCCATCGCACGGACAACACCTACATCAACAACATCCATGAAAATGCCGCAGGTGAGCACCGCAGGCCGGTCGGGCAGCCACAGGCTGCAGGCGTCCTTGCTGGTCCGGGCGCGATGCCCGCGAGCGCAGCAGCGAGCGCAGCAGCGAGCGCAGCCGCCGGAGCTGCTGCCATGGCAGCCGGTGGCCATGGCCTGAACCTGGGCCAGCCGGCGCAGGGCCCCCTGGCGACACAGCCACAGGGCAGATCGGGCTTTGCCCAGGGACCCAGCCAGGCTCCAGGCGGGCCACGCGCATCCAGTGGCAATGCCTCGCAAGACCCGCATGATCGCCATCCACAGCAGGCACCGCAGGCACCGCAGGCACCGCAGGCACCGCAGATGCAGGCTGCCATGACGGAGAAGGCCTTGCAGCAACGCACACAGGAGCAAGCCCAGCGCCAGCAACAAATGCAACAGCAACAGGCTCGTGAACGACAGCAGCATCAGCAGCAAGCCCAAGAACAAGTTCAGCGCCAGCAACAAATGCAGCAGCAACAGGCTCGCGAACAACAACAGCGTCAGCAGCAAGCCCAGATGCAGCAGATGCAACAGCAGCACGCCCAGGAGCAAGTTCAGCGCCAGCAACAAATGCAGCAGCAACAGGCTCGAGAACAACAGCAGCGTCAGCAGCACGCCCAGGAGCAAGCTCAGCGCCAGCAACAAATGCAGCAGCAGGCCCGTGAACAACAGCAGCGCCAGCAGCAGGCCCAGATGCAGCAGATGCAGCAGATGCAACAGCAGCACGCCCAGGAGCAAGCTCAGCGCCAGCAACAAATGCAGCAGCAGGCCCGTGAACAACAGCAGCGCCAGCAGCAGGCCCAGATGCAGCAACAGCGGGCGCAGGAACAGGCACAACGCCAGCAACAGGCTCAGCAGCACCAGGCCGAACAGCAGGCTCGCATGCAAGCGGCGCGCGCCGAAGGCCGCTCGCGCGGGGATCACGAGCACCGCTGA
- a CDS encoding FMN-binding negative transcriptional regulator, which produces MYNPSHFKIDDPAPLHDLIQAHPLGCLVTQSDAGLDANHLPFELLQDEDGVLRLIAHVARANPVWQQVRDDSSVLVIFRAEQAYISPSWYPSKHENHEQVPTWNYRVVHAHGRIRVRDDEKFVRGVVGRLTRRHEARNNAEAPWKMSDAPPDYLQRMLGAIVGLEITVDHLEAKFKLSQNKLQRDRLGAVQALEQLGQLDLARNMRLP; this is translated from the coding sequence ATGTACAACCCCAGCCATTTCAAGATCGATGATCCTGCCCCTCTGCATGACTTGATTCAGGCCCATCCTCTGGGCTGCCTGGTCACCCAGTCCGACGCGGGGCTGGACGCCAATCACCTGCCTTTCGAGCTATTGCAGGACGAGGACGGCGTCTTGCGCCTGATAGCCCACGTGGCGCGTGCCAACCCTGTGTGGCAGCAGGTCCGGGACGACAGCTCCGTGCTGGTGATCTTCCGTGCCGAGCAGGCCTATATCTCCCCCAGCTGGTATCCCAGCAAGCACGAGAACCATGAGCAGGTCCCGACATGGAACTACCGTGTGGTCCATGCGCACGGCCGCATCCGTGTGCGCGATGATGAAAAGTTCGTGCGCGGCGTGGTGGGTCGGCTCACCCGCCGCCATGAGGCTCGAAACAATGCCGAGGCCCCGTGGAAAATGAGCGACGCTCCGCCCGACTATCTGCAACGCATGCTCGGCGCCATCGTGGGCCTGGAGATTACCGTCGACCACCTGGAAGCCAAGTTCAAGCTGAGCCAGAACAAGCTGCAGCGCGACCGGCTCGGTGCAGTGCAGGCCCTGGAGCAGCTTGGGCAGCTGGATCTGGCCCGGAACATGCGCCTGCCCTGA
- a CDS encoding M23 family metallopeptidase: protein MPTEKLSSPSLPPERRRLLQWMAQSALFAAAPAWAARSATSDSALWPQDSRVPGGVARLSLGPASARPLATAAEAEVLVVGDMIEWTALVGIPLATTPGEQSIGVKTDGRLRTMSYTVRDKQYVEQRLKVSPKTVDLSAEDNARYEREAAHLKTVMATFTEPPPSGSLHMRVPVPGRRSSSFGLRRVFNGQSRNPHSGMDIAAPTGTPVRAPLPGKVIDVGDYFFNGGTVWLDHGGGLLTMYCHLSQVDCKPGDQLQTGDAFCKVGATGRVTGPHLHWSVMLNRAMVDPALFI, encoded by the coding sequence ATGCCAACCGAAAAACTTTCCAGCCCTTCCCTCCCGCCCGAACGCCGCCGCCTGCTGCAATGGATGGCGCAATCGGCGCTGTTTGCCGCCGCACCGGCCTGGGCTGCACGCAGCGCTACCTCGGACAGCGCGCTCTGGCCGCAGGACAGCAGGGTTCCCGGCGGCGTCGCACGTCTGTCGCTGGGGCCGGCTTCTGCACGCCCCCTGGCCACGGCCGCAGAGGCCGAGGTTCTGGTGGTGGGCGACATGATCGAGTGGACCGCGCTCGTGGGCATACCGCTTGCAACCACACCGGGTGAACAAAGCATTGGCGTGAAGACCGACGGCCGCTTGCGCACCATGAGCTATACGGTACGCGACAAACAGTATGTTGAGCAGCGTCTCAAGGTCTCGCCCAAGACGGTGGACCTGTCTGCCGAAGACAATGCCCGCTACGAACGCGAGGCCGCCCACCTGAAGACCGTGATGGCCACCTTCACCGAGCCGCCGCCTTCCGGCAGCCTGCATATGCGCGTGCCGGTGCCGGGTCGCCGCTCCAGCAGCTTCGGCCTGCGCCGCGTCTTCAACGGCCAGTCGCGCAATCCGCACAGCGGCATGGACATTGCCGCTCCCACCGGAACGCCGGTGCGTGCACCGCTTCCCGGCAAGGTGATTGATGTGGGCGACTATTTCTTCAATGGCGGCACGGTCTGGCTGGACCATGGCGGCGGCCTGCTCACCATGTACTGCCACCTGAGCCAGGTTGACTGCAAGCCGGGCGACCAGTTGCAGACGGGCGATGCCTTTTGCAAGGTCGGAGCCACAGGCCGCGTGACCGGCCCCCACCTGCACTGGAGCGTGATGCTGAACCGAGCCATGGTGGATCCGGCGCTGTTCATCTGA
- a CDS encoding DUF2242 domain-containing protein — translation MRLGGVALFGLNWGRLGSAGILAGLLGACSATAPQHMPVQETFDSSSTFSRGFEATPAQTCEAARRALLSQGYIATARTQELIEGRKNFQPNTETNLEINFRVVCVPQTSDGLVSLGFATALQDRYSLKKSATSASVGVSALGSLSLPFSSSNDSLVKVGSETISKRSFYDSFFELVENYLKQDQDAP, via the coding sequence GTGCGCTTAGGTGGTGTTGCTTTGTTTGGACTGAATTGGGGGCGGCTGGGTTCTGCGGGCATATTGGCAGGTTTGCTGGGGGCCTGCTCGGCAACTGCCCCTCAGCATATGCCGGTACAGGAGACTTTCGACTCCAGTTCCACGTTCTCCCGCGGCTTTGAGGCGACACCGGCACAGACTTGCGAGGCTGCGCGCCGCGCCTTGTTGAGTCAGGGCTATATCGCCACGGCCAGGACGCAGGAGCTGATCGAAGGACGCAAGAACTTCCAGCCCAATACGGAGACCAATCTGGAAATCAATTTCCGCGTGGTCTGCGTGCCGCAGACCAGCGACGGCTTGGTCAGCCTGGGCTTTGCGACGGCGCTGCAGGATCGCTATTCGCTCAAGAAGAGCGCAACCTCGGCCAGCGTGGGCGTGAGCGCTCTGGGTTCGCTGTCTCTGCCGTTTTCTTCCAGCAACGATTCGCTGGTCAAGGTAGGCAGCGAGACCATTTCCAAACGCAGCTTCTACGACAGTTTCTTTGAGTTGGTGGAAAACTATCTGAAGCAGGATCAGGATGCACCATAG
- a CDS encoding META and DUF4377 domain-containing protein, producing MKFRWTWCLPLVASMTLAACGTTSGGGASKPGPTGPAGDAASLTAYHWKLQEAFTPAGNEDQSWFLSSSQAPIELDFVDQRVVVKNLCNVISSAYTVEGQRINLQRGMSTLRACNDNQLMMLEQKVARILPTAKQWNVQLGGSTTEQPRLTLQFIDGTRWQLNGKPTAQTQYGSAPERIFLEVGPERKACSAGAGRHQCLQVREIRYGDNGVKTYTGQWENFYSEIEGYKHEVGVSNVLRINRFKRQNVPADASSYVYVLDMVVSSAIADKRK from the coding sequence ATGAAATTTCGCTGGACCTGGTGCCTTCCCCTTGTTGCTTCCATGACGCTTGCCGCCTGCGGTACGACAAGCGGCGGCGGTGCAAGCAAGCCCGGCCCTACAGGCCCCGCAGGCGATGCCGCGTCGCTGACCGCCTATCACTGGAAATTGCAGGAGGCCTTCACGCCAGCCGGCAACGAGGACCAGAGCTGGTTTCTGAGTTCCAGCCAGGCCCCTATCGAACTGGACTTCGTGGACCAGCGCGTCGTCGTCAAGAATCTGTGCAACGTCATCTCGTCGGCTTACACCGTTGAAGGCCAGCGCATCAATCTGCAGCGCGGCATGAGCACCCTGCGTGCCTGCAATGACAACCAGCTGATGATGCTGGAGCAGAAGGTAGCGCGTATTCTGCCTACGGCCAAGCAGTGGAATGTGCAGCTCGGCGGCTCCACCACCGAACAGCCTCGCCTGACGCTGCAGTTCATTGATGGCACGCGCTGGCAGCTCAACGGCAAGCCCACGGCCCAGACCCAATACGGCAGCGCGCCCGAACGTATATTTCTCGAGGTCGGTCCCGAACGCAAGGCCTGTAGTGCTGGTGCAGGCCGCCATCAGTGTCTGCAGGTGCGCGAGATCCGCTACGGCGACAATGGCGTCAAGACCTATACCGGCCAGTGGGAGAACTTCTACAGCGAGATTGAAGGCTACAAGCACGAAGTCGGTGTGAGCAATGTGCTTCGCATCAACCGCTTCAAGCGCCAGAATGTACCCGCCGATGCTTCAAGCTATGTCTATGTACTGGACATGGTGGTGTCCTCGGCCATCGCTGACAAGCGCAAGTAA
- a CDS encoding MoaF-related domain-containing protein, with protein sequence MSMLSMQYAGTLLGREAVIEFPDSQAQVRYTTSGQMRWRVVDSQGHISEGCENLSYLQLSDHLHFLNWIEKTGFTVSQVIDSAKGTVQAFWSYADNQCESGHRSSMFVEGRFRLR encoded by the coding sequence ATGTCCATGCTTTCGATGCAATACGCAGGAACTCTTCTGGGCCGCGAAGCAGTCATTGAATTCCCGGACAGCCAGGCCCAAGTCCGCTACACCACCAGCGGTCAGATGCGTTGGCGCGTGGTGGACTCGCAAGGGCATATTTCCGAGGGCTGCGAGAACCTCAGCTATCTGCAACTCAGCGACCACCTGCATTTCTTGAACTGGATCGAGAAAACCGGCTTCACGGTCAGCCAGGTCATAGACTCGGCCAAGGGCACGGTTCAGGCTTTCTGGTCCTACGCTGACAACCAGTGTGAAAGCGGCCATCGTTCCTCCATGTTTGTGGAAGGCCGCTTCCGTCTGCGTTGA
- a CDS encoding MFS transporter produces MSTPVTSTAPQASTTPPLRDPAFVNFVLARMLAMFAQQMQAVVVAWQVYDITREPLSLAYVGLAQFLPMAGLLIPAGDLSDRMSRKRLLGISWLVAAVCSGLLWLLAESGTHNVHWIYAVLVLFGCSRAFSGPALQSLLPQIVAREQLALALATNSMLMRISAIAAPVLGGLLYALGGGVLTYAVCGVALLLGAGLLSQVPVHFASPRIVTDVQTTMWQRFAEGLHFMRTRPIILGTISLDLFAVLLGGVVALLPVYAHEVLQVGPQGLGLLRSSMAAGEVCMGLWLASRPINRRVGKVMFAAVAVFGLANLVFALSHWFVLSMLALAVAGAADMVSVYIRGALVQFSTPDHMRGRVNAVNMLFIGSSNELGEFRAGSSASWFGAVPAAILGSLCTLGVVGGWMTLFKPLRDVDRLEDAARVSGLEPSQPLANQ; encoded by the coding sequence TTGTCCACCCCCGTCACCTCTACAGCGCCTCAGGCCTCCACCACCCCGCCATTGCGCGATCCCGCTTTTGTCAATTTCGTGCTGGCACGCATGCTTGCCATGTTTGCCCAGCAGATGCAGGCCGTGGTGGTGGCCTGGCAGGTGTATGACATCACGCGCGAGCCGCTGTCTCTGGCCTATGTGGGGCTGGCGCAGTTCCTGCCCATGGCTGGTCTGCTGATTCCCGCTGGCGATCTCAGCGACCGCATGAGCCGCAAGCGCCTGCTCGGTATCAGCTGGCTGGTGGCCGCAGTCTGCTCAGGCCTGCTCTGGCTGCTGGCCGAGAGCGGCACGCACAATGTGCACTGGATTTATGCAGTGCTGGTGCTGTTTGGCTGCAGTCGCGCCTTCAGCGGTCCGGCGCTGCAAAGCCTGTTGCCGCAGATCGTAGCGCGCGAGCAACTGGCCCTGGCCCTGGCCACCAACAGCATGCTGATGCGTATCTCGGCGATTGCCGCTCCCGTGCTGGGTGGCCTGCTGTATGCGCTCGGCGGCGGCGTGCTGACCTATGCGGTCTGCGGCGTCGCTCTGCTTCTGGGCGCAGGCCTGCTGAGCCAGGTTCCAGTGCACTTTGCCAGCCCCAGGATCGTCACTGACGTGCAAACCACCATGTGGCAACGCTTTGCCGAAGGCCTGCATTTCATGCGCACCCGCCCCATCATCCTTGGCACCATTTCGCTCGATCTGTTTGCTGTGCTGCTGGGCGGCGTTGTGGCCCTGCTGCCCGTCTATGCGCACGAGGTGCTTCAGGTAGGCCCGCAAGGCCTGGGCCTGCTGCGCTCCTCCATGGCTGCGGGAGAGGTCTGCATGGGCCTGTGGCTGGCATCACGCCCCATCAACCGCCGCGTGGGCAAGGTGATGTTTGCCGCCGTAGCAGTGTTCGGACTGGCCAATCTGGTGTTTGCGCTCTCGCACTGGTTTGTGCTGTCCATGCTGGCTCTGGCCGTGGCCGGCGCAGCCGATATGGTCAGCGTCTACATTCGCGGCGCATTGGTGCAGTTTTCCACGCCCGACCATATGCGCGGCCGCGTGAATGCGGTGAACATGCTGTTCATCGGCTCCTCCAACGAGCTCGGCGAGTTCCGCGCCGGCAGCAGCGCCTCCTGGTTCGGCGCAGTTCCCGCAGCCATTCTGGGCAGTCTGTGCACGCTGGGCGTGGTGGGCGGCTGGATGACGCTGTTCAAACCACTGCGCGACGTGGACAGGCTCGAAGATGCGGCACGCGTGAGCGGCCTCGAGCCCTCGCAACCACTTGCAAATCAATAG
- a CDS encoding diaminopimelate dehydrogenase — MALTPSPIRVAIVGYGNLGRGVEAAVAKNPDMQLKGIYTRRDPSQLQPLNAGTPVHSMDVLLSHKGQVDVLILCGGSKDDLPRQAPELAAHFNLVDSFDTHARIPEHFANVDKAAQGGQCTALISAGWDPGMFSINRVLGEALLPDGATYTFWGKGLSQGHSDAIRRVEGVAGGVQYTIPVEEAVNKVRSGVRPELSTREKHQRECHVVLKDGADAEVVRKTIVEMPHYFDQYDTTVHFISAQELARDHSSMPHGGFVIRSGNTSAESKQVIEYRLQLDSNPEFTSSVLVAYARAVHRLAQAGQHGCKTVFDVAPGLLSPKSAEQLRAELL, encoded by the coding sequence ATGGCATTGACCCCATCCCCTATCCGCGTTGCTATCGTCGGTTACGGCAATCTGGGCCGCGGCGTGGAAGCTGCTGTCGCCAAGAACCCCGATATGCAGCTCAAGGGGATTTACACCCGTCGCGACCCTTCCCAGCTCCAGCCCCTGAATGCAGGTACGCCTGTGCATTCCATGGATGTTTTGCTGTCGCACAAAGGTCAGGTCGATGTGCTGATTCTCTGCGGCGGCTCCAAGGACGATTTGCCCAGGCAGGCGCCCGAACTGGCGGCCCATTTCAATCTGGTCGACAGCTTTGACACCCATGCCCGCATCCCCGAACACTTTGCCAATGTGGACAAGGCCGCTCAGGGAGGGCAGTGCACGGCCCTGATCTCGGCCGGCTGGGACCCCGGCATGTTCTCCATCAACCGCGTGCTGGGTGAAGCCCTGCTGCCTGACGGTGCTACCTACACCTTCTGGGGCAAGGGCCTGAGCCAGGGCCATTCCGACGCCATCCGCCGCGTGGAAGGCGTGGCCGGCGGCGTGCAGTACACCATCCCCGTGGAAGAGGCCGTCAACAAGGTGCGCTCCGGCGTGCGTCCCGAGCTGTCCACCCGCGAGAAGCACCAGCGTGAATGCCATGTGGTGCTCAAGGATGGCGCCGACGCCGAAGTCGTGCGCAAGACCATTGTGGAAATGCCTCACTACTTCGACCAGTACGACACCACGGTCCACTTCATCAGTGCCCAAGAGCTGGCCCGCGATCACTCTTCCATGCCCCATGGTGGCTTTGTGATCCGCAGCGGCAATACCAGTGCCGAGAGCAAGCAGGTCATCGAATACCGCCTGCAACTGGACAGCAACCCCGAGTTCACTTCCAGCGTGCTTGTGGCCTATGCCCGCGCCGTGCATCGCCTGGCCCAGGCCGGCCAGCATGGCTGCAAGACCGTGTTTGACGTGGCCCCTGGACTGCTCTCGCCCAAGAGCGCCGAACAACTGCGTGCAGAGCTGCTGTAA
- the rarD gene encoding EamA family transporter RarD — protein MFKGVVVSVLASVLFASLYYLSPFLAPLDGEQIFGWRVLVTLPFTTALLFVLQEVVAVRTLLARALAQPRFGMLLVLSSALLGVQLWIFMWAPMNGRALPVSLGYFLLPLVMVVAGRVLFAERLTLGQSLATLLAAAGVAHELWQAGGMSWETWVVALGYTVYFSLRRWLQTDTLAGHWIDMALLVPAAIAFTLRTPDSWPLVAGHPTLWGLLPLLGIVSAAALALYMIASRWLPLGLFGLLSYVEPVLLVVVAWLLGESMEPQQQLSYALIFAAVGLLIGDGLRHSWRGRSHTSD, from the coding sequence ATGTTCAAGGGCGTGGTGGTTTCGGTACTCGCGTCCGTGCTTTTCGCCTCGCTGTATTACCTCTCGCCTTTTCTCGCTCCGCTCGATGGCGAGCAGATCTTTGGCTGGCGCGTGCTGGTGACGCTGCCCTTTACCACGGCTTTGCTGTTCGTCCTCCAGGAGGTGGTGGCAGTACGTACCTTGCTGGCGCGAGCTCTGGCTCAGCCCCGGTTTGGAATGCTGCTGGTGCTGAGCTCGGCGCTGCTGGGCGTGCAGCTATGGATTTTCATGTGGGCACCCATGAACGGGCGTGCGTTGCCAGTGTCGCTGGGCTATTTTCTGTTGCCGCTGGTGATGGTCGTTGCCGGGCGTGTGCTGTTTGCCGAGCGTCTGACGCTGGGCCAGAGCCTGGCTACGCTCTTGGCGGCAGCGGGAGTGGCACATGAGCTCTGGCAGGCCGGCGGCATGTCATGGGAGACCTGGGTGGTGGCTCTGGGCTACACGGTGTATTTCTCACTGCGCCGCTGGCTGCAGACCGATACCCTGGCCGGTCACTGGATAGACATGGCGCTGCTGGTTCCGGCGGCCATTGCCTTCACGCTGCGCACGCCCGACAGTTGGCCGCTGGTGGCGGGTCATCCGACGCTATGGGGCCTGCTGCCCTTGCTGGGTATCGTCAGCGCCGCGGCGCTGGCACTGTACATGATTGCCAGTCGCTGGCTGCCGCTGGGCCTGTTCGGTCTGCTGTCCTATGTGGAGCCGGTCCTGCTGGTCGTGGTGGCCTGGCTGCTGGGCGAGAGCATGGAGCCGCAGCAGCAACTGAGCTATGCGCTGATCTTTGCCGCCGTGGGCCTGCTGATCGGCGACGGCTTGCGGCATTCATGGCGTGGGCGTTCACACACATCGGACTGA
- a CDS encoding pseudouridine synthase produces MPDTALPDGSAKPPLHILWQDEHMVVVYKPAGWLVHRTGLDAHETRFVMQTLRDQLGRHVWPVHRLDKGTCGVLVMALHKEAAQALAARFAAHETRKEYRALVRGWLPEALEVDHPLKPDDAPEDAPVQEAHTRLRCLARLSWPESYDGRHPETRISLVEALPTTGRRHQIRRHLKHVAHPIIGDATHGKGPLNRWWAERLGQQRLWLHARALEIAHPVSGQPMRFEADWPSLTQLQEARDWQKLLALPGWQSIV; encoded by the coding sequence ATGCCCGATACCGCCTTGCCCGACGGCTCTGCCAAACCGCCTTTGCACATACTCTGGCAGGATGAGCATATGGTCGTGGTCTACAAACCCGCTGGCTGGCTGGTGCATCGCACGGGCCTGGATGCGCACGAGACCCGCTTTGTCATGCAGACGCTGCGCGACCAGTTGGGCCGCCATGTCTGGCCCGTGCACCGGCTGGACAAGGGCACTTGCGGCGTGCTGGTCATGGCGTTGCACAAGGAAGCAGCCCAGGCCCTGGCGGCCCGCTTTGCAGCCCATGAGACCCGCAAGGAATATCGGGCCCTGGTGCGCGGCTGGCTGCCCGAAGCGTTGGAAGTCGATCATCCCCTCAAGCCCGACGATGCGCCCGAGGATGCCCCGGTTCAGGAGGCGCACACGCGCTTGCGCTGTCTGGCACGCCTGTCCTGGCCCGAAAGCTATGACGGCCGGCACCCCGAGACCCGCATCAGCCTGGTCGAAGCCCTGCCCACCACGGGCCGCAGACACCAGATCCGCCGCCACCTCAAGCATGTGGCCCACCCCATCATCGGCGACGCCACCCACGGCAAGGGTCCGCTGAACCGCTGGTGGGCCGAGCGCCTGGGTCAGCAACGACTATGGCTGCATGCCAGAGCGCTGGAGATTGCCCACCCCGTGAGCGGACAGCCCATGCGCTTCGAGGCCGACTGGCCCAGCCTGACTCAGCTGCAGGAAGCGCGGGACTGGCAAAAGCTGCTGGCGCTGCCGGGCTGGCAATCCATAGTATAA